A genomic region of Elephas maximus indicus isolate mEleMax1 chromosome 10, mEleMax1 primary haplotype, whole genome shotgun sequence contains the following coding sequences:
- the LOC126083938 gene encoding olfactory receptor 11G2-like translates to MKIFNTPNNSGTVTGFILLGFPCPREGQVLLFVLFSVVYLLTLMGNGSIICAVCWDQKLHTPMYILLANFSFLEICYVTSTIPNMLASFLSETKVISFSGCFLQFYFFSSLGSTECFFLAVMAFDRYLAICQPLHYPTVMTGRLCTYLVVSCWILDFLWFPVPIIIISQMSFCGSRIIDHFLCDPGPLLALTCPRAPVIEFLWMILSSLLSLIPFLCIMGSYALVLRAVLRVPSASGRRKAFSTCGSHLAVVLLFYGSVMVMYLSPTSKHESGMQKIVTLFYSAGTPLINPLIYSLRNKDMKHALQKFLGT, encoded by the coding sequence ATGAAAATCTTCAACACCCCCAACAACTCCGGCACTGTCACTGGCTTCATCCTCTTGGGCTTCCCCTGCCCCAGGGAGGGTCAGGTCCTCCTCTTTGTGCTCTTCTCTGTTGTCTACCTCCTGACCCTCATGGGGAATGGTTCCATCATCTGTGCTGTGTGCTGGGATCAGAAACTCCATACACCCATGTACATTCTACTTGCCAACTTCTCCTTCCTGGAGATCTGCTATGTCACCTCTACCATCCCCAATATGTTGGCCAGCTTCCTCTCTGAGACCAAGGTCATCTCCTTCTCTGGGTGCTTTCTGCAGTTCTATTTCTTTTCCTCCCTGGGGTCTACAGAATGCTTTTTCTTAGCAGTTATGGCATTTGATCGTTACCTTGCCATCTGCCAGCCATTGCATTACCCCACTGTTATGACTGGACGTCTCTGCACCTATCTCGTGGTTAGCTGCTGGATACTTGATTTCCTCTGGTTCCCGGTCCCTATCATCATCATCTCCCAGATGTCCTTCTGTGGATCTAGGATTATAGATCACTTCCTGTGTGACCCAGGACCTCTGTTGGCACTCACCTGTCCCAGAGCCCCGGTAATAGAGTTCCTCTGGATGATTTTAAGTTCTCTACTTTCACTTATTCCTTTCCTCTGTATCATGGGGTCCTACGCTCTGGTTCTGAGAGCTGTATTGAGGGTCCCTTCAGCATCTGGACGAAGAAAGGCCTTCTCCACTTGTGGATCCCATTTGGCTGTGGTTTTACTCTTCTATGGTTCAGTGATGGTCATGTATCTGAGCCCAACATCCAAGCATGAATCTGGAATGCAGAAGATTGTGACCCTGTTTTATTCTGCGGGAACCCCACTCATCAATCCTCTGATCTACAGTCTGAGGAACAAAGATATGAAACATGCTCTGCAGAAATTTCTTGGAAcataa
- the LOC126083929 gene encoding olfactory receptor 11G2-like produces the protein MKIFNIPNNSITGFILLGFPCPREGQILLFVLFFIVYLLTLMGNGSIICAVRWDQRLHTPMNILLAKFSFLEICYVTSTVPNMLANFLSETKVISFSGCFLQFYFFFSLGFTESVFLTVIAFDRCLAICQPLHYPTIMTGHLCINLVVSCWVLGFLWFLFPIIIISQMSFCGSRIIDHFLCDPGPLLALTCTRAPAIELTSSTLSSILLFIPFLFIMGSYMLVLRAVLRVPSVAGRRKAFSTCGSNLAVVSLFYGSVMVMYVSPTSKREAGMQKIVTLFYSVVTPLINPVIYSLKNKDMKHAMKKFLGI, from the coding sequence ATGAAAATCTTCAACATCCCCAATAACTCTATCACTGGCTTCATCCTCTTGGGCTTCCCTTGCCCCAGGGAGGGTCAGATCCTTCTCTTTGTGCTCTTTTTTATTGTCTACCTCTTAACCCTCATGGGGAATGGTTCCATCATCTGTGCTGTGCGCTGGGATCAGAGACTCCACACCCCCATGAACATCCTCCTCGCCAAGTTCTCCTTCCTGGAGATCTGCTATGTCACCTCCACTGTCCCCAATATGTTGGCCAACTTCCTCTCTGAGACCAAAGTCATCTCTTTCTCTGGGTGTTTTCTCcaattctactttttcttctccctgGGTTTTACAGAAAGCGTTTTCTTGACGGTTATTGCATTTGATCGCTGTCTTGCAATCTGCCAGCCTCTACACTATCCAACCATTATGACTGGACATCTCTGCATCAATCTTGTGGTCAGCTGCTGGGTACTTGGTTTCCTCTGGTTCCTGTTTCCTATCATCATCATCTCCCAGATGTCCTTCTGTGGATCTAGGATCATTGACCACTTCCTGTGTGACCCAGGTCCTCTGCTAGCCCTCACTTGTACCAGAGCCCCTGCAATAGAGTTGACTAGCTCTACCTTAAGTTCTATACTTTTGTTTATTCCCTTTCTCTTCATCATGGGATCCTACATGCTGGTCCTGAGAGCTGTGTTGAGAGTCCCTTCAGTAGCTGGACGAAGAAAAGCCTTCTCCACATGTGGGTCCAATCTGGCTGTGGTTTCACTTTTCTATGGCTCAGTGATGGTCATGTATGTGAGCCCAACATCAAAACGTGAGGCTGGAATGCAGAAGATTGTGACCCTGTTTTACTCTGTTGTGACCCCACTCATTAACCCTGTGATATACAGTCTGAAGAACAAAGATATGAAGCATGCAATGAAGAAATTCCTGGGAATATAA